The Pongo abelii isolate AG06213 chromosome 20, NHGRI_mPonAbe1-v2.0_pri, whole genome shotgun sequence genome window below encodes:
- the LOC134760641 gene encoding WAS/WASL-interacting protein family member 1-like, translated as MWPGLPQRPCLAGFQVCLAFPPLCGARRQWPPGARPDIPVRLVVAPYGLKDTRSLHVLSRDVGATCGHTGCISDSPVSLFARVAGSRVGMPEPPGLGDEGRPLLHPGRREAVGSWVSAFVADSTPCGPGDLSVPQRDPLRPNALEPHSRSPGGIHHRIPRGVRTAQPAPRSSSSTGNRGGRANKEVLTTGLLWVRPRVSGRPLWWSSSHPPPPPPQRPAPPPRSPQPPPRRHFLKGPQPDSPESGGRGSRRRQCACASPQPPLRSQ; from the coding sequence ATGTGGCCTGGACTCCCGCAAAGGCCCTGTCTCGCAGGTTTTCAGGTGTGCTTGGCTTTTCCTCCGCTCTGTGGGGCACGTCGGCAGTGGCCCCCGGGCGCACGCCCGGACATCCCTGTCCGTCTCGTCGTCGCCCCCTACGGCCTCAAAGACACACGGTCACTGCATGTGCTCTCGCGGGACGTCGGTGCCACGTGTGGTCACACCGGCTGCATCTCGGACTCGCCTGTGTCTCTCTTTGCACGGGTCGCCGGAAGCCGCGTCGGGATGCCGGAGCCCCCGGGCCTTGGAGATGAAGGCAGGCCCCTGCTCCacccaggaaggagggaggcagtgggctcatggGTCAGTGCCTTTGTAGCGGACAGCACGCCTTGCGGCCCTGGGGATCTTTCTGTGCCCCAGCGAGACCCTCTCCGCCCCAATGCATTGGAACCCCATTCCCGATCACCCGGTGGGATCCATCATCGGATCCCAAGAGGAGTCCGCACAGCCCAGCCGGCACCCCGAAGCTCCTCCTCCACCGGGAACCGAGGCGGAAGAGCGAACAAGGAGGTCCTGACCACAGGACTCCTATGGGTCCGACCCCGGGTCTCCGGCAGGCCCCTCTGGTggtcctcttcccacccgccgcCTCCCCCGCCGCAACGGCCAGCACCGCCGCCCCGGTCCCCGCAGCCGCCGCCtcgccgccattttttaaagggtccgcaGCCTGACTCTCCGGAGTCAGGGGGGCGGGGGAGTCGGCGTCGCCAGTGCGCATGCGCGAGTCCCCAGCCGCCGCTTCGGTCACAGTGA